The Streptomyces sp. NBC_00483 genome contains the following window.
TCGTCAGGCCGCGCACCAGCTGCGGCGTCAGGAACACAAGCACGAACCCGATGGCCGAGACCGCGGCGATCTGCGCGGGCGACTCCACGTAGTACGCGTGGTGCGCGCCGGCGTCGGTCGTGAAGTCGTAGAGCCGGTAGCCGGGCCAGTCCAGGTAGCGGTGGAAGACCCAGGAGTAGGTGGGGAAGAGGGCGACGACCCACCCGGTGACCAGGAACGTCACGGACAGGGCGAAGGTCAGCACCCGCCACGGGAACATCACCGTGTGGAAGAGCAGCGCCTTCCACCCCGCGGCGTCGGTGACCCGGCCGCGCAGTCCGGGACCGGCAGGCGCGGGCGCCGCCACGTCCAGACCGAGCAGGGAGCGCGCCCGGCCCCGCTCCGCCGCGCCGAGACCGCGCGCGCCGCCCAGCGCCGCCGCGAGCACCGGCAGCCCGATCCACACGACGAGCGTGCTCACACCCAGGGCGAACATCGTCACGGCGAAGACGAACCCGGCGATCGCGACGGGGAGCGACGTGAGCGTGTGGCCGATCTCGCGGTAGGTGGCACCGGCGAACGGAGCGCGCCAGAACCCGGGCCGCGTGTGCAAGTGGCCCGAGGCCCGGGGTGTGGTCGAGGTGGTGCTCGCGTACGGCAGCGTGGTCGAGGTCATGCCACCAGCCTCGCGAATCGGCGGCGCGGGGAACATGGGGCTGCGGGGTGTCTTGGAGGTGGGGTTTTCCCCAGGACGCCGGCCGGGGGCGCCCCCGGGATCACTTCCCGGTGGTCCGCTCGATCCAG
Protein-coding sequences here:
- a CDS encoding sensor domain-containing protein, producing MTSTTLPYASTTSTTPRASGHLHTRPGFWRAPFAGATYREIGHTLTSLPVAIAGFVFAVTMFALGVSTLVVWIGLPVLAAALGGARGLGAAERGRARSLLGLDVAAPAPAGPGLRGRVTDAAGWKALLFHTVMFPWRVLTFALSVTFLVTGWVVALFPTYSWVFHRYLDWPGYRLYDFTTDAGAHHAYYVESPAQIAAVSAIGFVLVFLTPQLVRGLTNLDRVAIRSLLGATR